In the Kribbella sp. NBC_00482 genome, one interval contains:
- a CDS encoding ABC transporter permease, which produces MFRLAVTTLRYRTAAFLAIFVAVLLGGALLSAAGGLLETGLRLNAPPQRLAAAPIVVTGDPAYHPPNGSGSAAFPERHRVDPALLTKLTTTPGVAKAIPDRSFPAIITSTNAGSGLLAGHAWTSAALTPYTLTAGRAPRAGQVVLDQRLTGAAKPGDQVTVTVSGTPRTYILAGIAVAQRQVDVPPIFFADADVPDGVDAIGVFPTDGTSVRDLAKRLDLPTGVKAYTGDERGVAEFSGIATGLPLIIMSGVFGGMVAVVMALVVSATIGLSVRQRRRELALLRASGATPRQVGKMVIAETMAVGVIALVLGLLCGRITGTWIFGMLADGGIVPPQLRLDQGPLPFAGAALLTFAVLRVTVGFAAGRAARIRPIQALAEAAVPTVALSRVRIVIGLVFAGATAAIALSTPFMGPTNAAAIGGPAGLTGSIAVAILAPLVIQRALIPRITRLVEKRGTSGTLAVINLRVRAVQFGAILVPITIATAIAIGNIYSQTTQQKAAVDAFTKNLSGNVVITSTSGGIPASLTDSVRSMPGVTAVSEVVRSKGWIEEPYDKSHTSDAWPLLGLSGPVYTGKVKQGSLDDLTGDTVALPPGTAKKLKVGVGSEIGLRLGDNALVKVKVVALAEGPSGYESLLLPAQLLAAHTTSGLPSQLLLKTDNKLHPDLSRWPGTAIGGRELLSEGLDTGLGVDAWIGYLLAAIAVAYTAIASINTIAVAVLDRRREFGLQRLTGSTRREVSRMLRLEGLLIAALGLVAGLVTAAFTVFPIAMATRGWPIPSGPVWILVAWIAVVLLLVLPTTAITGRIATRPKPMDALSSPVG; this is translated from the coding sequence ATGTTCCGCCTCGCCGTCACCACCTTGCGGTACCGGACCGCTGCCTTCCTCGCGATCTTCGTCGCGGTCCTGCTCGGCGGGGCGCTGCTCAGCGCCGCCGGCGGCCTGCTCGAGACCGGGCTGCGCCTGAACGCCCCACCCCAACGACTGGCCGCGGCCCCGATCGTGGTCACCGGCGACCCGGCGTACCACCCACCGAACGGCAGCGGCTCCGCCGCCTTCCCCGAACGCCACCGCGTCGACCCCGCCCTGCTCACCAAGCTCACCACCACGCCGGGCGTCGCCAAAGCGATCCCCGATCGCTCCTTCCCCGCCATCATCACCTCGACCAACGCGGGCAGCGGCTTGCTCGCTGGGCATGCGTGGACGTCAGCGGCGCTGACCCCCTACACGTTGACCGCGGGCCGGGCCCCCCGGGCGGGGCAGGTCGTGCTCGACCAACGCCTGACCGGCGCCGCGAAACCGGGTGACCAGGTGACTGTCACAGTCAGCGGGACGCCTCGGACCTACATCCTGGCCGGTATCGCGGTCGCCCAGCGCCAGGTCGACGTACCGCCGATCTTCTTCGCTGACGCGGACGTCCCGGACGGTGTGGACGCGATCGGGGTGTTTCCCACGGACGGTACGTCGGTACGGGACCTCGCGAAGCGGCTCGACCTGCCGACGGGTGTAAAGGCGTATACCGGGGACGAGCGTGGCGTCGCGGAGTTCTCCGGGATCGCGACCGGTCTGCCGCTGATCATCATGTCCGGCGTCTTCGGTGGGATGGTGGCCGTGGTGATGGCGCTCGTGGTCTCGGCCACGATCGGGCTGTCGGTGCGCCAGCGCCGCCGCGAACTGGCGCTGCTCCGGGCCAGCGGCGCGACCCCGCGCCAGGTCGGCAAGATGGTGATCGCCGAGACGATGGCGGTGGGTGTGATCGCGCTCGTGCTCGGGCTGCTGTGCGGCCGGATCACCGGTACCTGGATCTTCGGGATGCTGGCCGACGGCGGGATCGTGCCGCCCCAGCTGCGGCTCGACCAGGGCCCGCTGCCGTTCGCCGGCGCTGCCCTCCTCACGTTCGCCGTACTGCGGGTGACCGTCGGGTTCGCCGCGGGACGGGCCGCCCGGATCCGCCCGATCCAGGCGCTGGCCGAGGCTGCCGTACCGACGGTGGCGCTGAGCCGGGTGCGGATCGTGATCGGTCTCGTCTTCGCCGGTGCGACAGCGGCGATCGCCTTGTCCACCCCGTTCATGGGCCCGACCAACGCTGCGGCGATCGGCGGGCCGGCCGGTCTGACCGGGTCGATCGCGGTCGCGATCCTGGCACCGCTGGTGATCCAGCGGGCGTTGATCCCCCGCATCACGCGGCTGGTCGAGAAGCGCGGAACCAGCGGAACGCTCGCGGTGATCAACCTGCGGGTCCGCGCGGTCCAGTTCGGCGCGATCCTGGTCCCGATCACCATCGCCACGGCGATTGCCATCGGCAACATCTACTCGCAGACCACACAGCAGAAGGCCGCCGTCGACGCGTTCACGAAGAACCTGTCCGGCAACGTGGTGATCACGTCCACGTCGGGTGGCATCCCGGCGTCACTGACCGACTCTGTCCGGTCGATGCCGGGGGTCACCGCGGTGTCGGAGGTAGTGCGCAGCAAGGGCTGGATCGAGGAGCCGTACGACAAGTCGCACACCAGCGACGCCTGGCCGTTGCTCGGCCTGAGCGGTCCCGTCTACACGGGCAAGGTGAAGCAGGGTTCGCTGGATGACCTGACCGGTGACACCGTGGCGCTCCCGCCGGGTACGGCGAAGAAGCTCAAGGTCGGTGTCGGCTCGGAGATCGGCCTGCGGCTCGGCGACAACGCCCTGGTCAAGGTCAAGGTGGTCGCGCTCGCCGAGGGGCCGTCCGGCTACGAGTCTCTCCTGCTACCCGCGCAACTGCTCGCCGCGCACACGACCAGCGGCCTGCCCAGCCAGCTCCTGCTGAAGACCGACAACAAGCTGCACCCAGACCTGTCGAGGTGGCCGGGTACGGCGATCGGTGGACGCGAACTGCTCAGCGAAGGCCTGGACACCGGGCTCGGAGTGGACGCGTGGATCGGCTATCTGCTCGCAGCCATCGCCGTCGCGTACACGGCCATCGCGTCGATCAACACCATCGCCGTCGCGGTGCTGGATCGACGGCGTGAATTCGGGCTGCAGCGACTGACCGGGTCGACGCGGCGCGAGGTCTCCCGGATGCTCCGCCTGGAGGGCCTGCTGATCGCGGCGCTCGGACTGGTCGCCGGGCTGGTCACCGCAGCGTTCACCGTGTTCCCGATCGCGATGGCGACCCGCGGCTGGCCGATCCCGTCCGGACCGGTGTGGATCCTGGTCGCCTGGATCGCGGTCGTCCTCCTGCTGGTACTCCCGACCACGGCGATCACAGGCCGGATCGCGACGCGTCCGAAGCCCATGGACGCGCTCAGCTCACCAGTCGGCTGA
- a CDS encoding SseB family protein yields MQPPERRLAFTGFDNDDGSADPALAAALAEGDGGAVLAALTKARLLVPVVAMLGEVEYDENGLAHDKTSDMAVALLQGQDGRNALLAFTGTEALTRWSPEARPMPAQAQLVATAAIQEGAAAIVLDIAGPAAGVIETDDVRRLAAGLQVVRLEDGGYAWIEPAGSDPSTS; encoded by the coding sequence GTGCAACCACCAGAGCGGCGCTTGGCCTTCACCGGTTTCGACAACGACGACGGGTCGGCTGACCCGGCGCTGGCCGCAGCGCTCGCTGAGGGCGACGGGGGTGCGGTGCTGGCGGCGCTGACCAAGGCACGGCTGCTGGTGCCGGTGGTCGCGATGCTCGGCGAGGTGGAGTACGACGAGAACGGGCTGGCGCACGACAAGACGTCGGACATGGCCGTCGCGCTGCTCCAGGGGCAGGACGGGCGGAACGCGCTGCTCGCGTTCACGGGCACCGAGGCCCTGACCCGCTGGAGTCCGGAGGCGCGCCCGATGCCGGCCCAGGCGCAGTTGGTCGCCACCGCGGCGATCCAGGAAGGTGCGGCCGCGATCGTGCTGGACATCGCCGGCCCGGCCGCGGGCGTGATCGAGACCGACGACGTACGGCGTTTGGCCGCCGGCCTCCAGGTGGTGCGCCTGGAAGACGGCGGCTACGCGTGGATCGAACCGGCCGGCTCAGACCCCTCCACCAGCTGA
- a CDS encoding uridine kinase family protein has translation MESTDKALDQGPHPLTIDSLLDNVQAGAPRLGRTRLIGIDGPAGSGKTTVAAALEARAKARDLNTYVIHMDDLYDGWAGAERGFALLRDHVLQRLADGREGRYRRYDWYQNAYAELHVVPNTVDLLIVDGVTACDRDAAHWQSLRLWVETSNEVRLDRGIERDGEALRDHWLEWMRWERDHFADQATRSRAHVIVDGDPSTPFDPALELVTKSVALPPHDSAAS, from the coding sequence ATGGAATCAACTGACAAGGCCCTTGACCAAGGCCCGCACCCCCTGACCATCGACTCGCTGCTGGACAACGTCCAGGCCGGCGCGCCACGCCTCGGCCGGACCAGGCTGATCGGTATCGACGGCCCCGCCGGATCCGGCAAGACCACCGTCGCCGCCGCCCTCGAGGCGCGGGCGAAGGCCCGCGACCTGAACACCTACGTCATCCACATGGACGACCTGTACGACGGGTGGGCCGGAGCCGAGCGTGGATTCGCCCTGCTCCGTGACCATGTCCTGCAACGGCTGGCCGACGGCCGCGAAGGACGGTACCGCCGGTACGACTGGTACCAAAACGCGTACGCCGAGCTGCACGTCGTACCGAACACCGTGGACCTGCTGATCGTCGACGGTGTCACCGCCTGCGACCGGGACGCGGCGCACTGGCAGTCGCTGCGGCTCTGGGTCGAGACCTCGAACGAGGTCCGGCTGGACCGCGGCATCGAACGCGACGGTGAGGCCCTCCGCGACCACTGGCTGGAGTGGATGCGCTGGGAGCGCGACCACTTCGCCGATCAGGCCACCCGCTCGCGCGCCCATGTGATCGTCGACGGCGACCCGTCGACCCCCTTCGACCCGGCACTCGAACTCGTCACGAAGTCAGTGGCGCTCCCGCCTCACGACTCAGCTGCTTCCTAG
- a CDS encoding globin domain-containing protein, with protein sequence METVYEAAGGAEGMLRLAAEWHERVMADEVVSHAFHGGARPDHTERLAAYWGEALGGPPAYTEAYGDEASVQRRHAGNGEHDEMNHRAIACFDEAVIAAGVDDERTRSVLHDYFAWATFNTMYRHHTDDITDDQPVPQWSWDGLGGV encoded by the coding sequence ATGGAGACCGTTTACGAAGCGGCAGGTGGGGCCGAAGGCATGTTGCGGCTGGCGGCCGAGTGGCACGAGCGGGTGATGGCGGACGAGGTCGTCAGCCATGCGTTCCACGGCGGAGCGCGGCCGGATCACACCGAGCGGCTGGCGGCGTACTGGGGTGAGGCGCTGGGCGGACCGCCTGCCTACACCGAGGCGTACGGCGACGAGGCGTCGGTGCAGCGCCGGCACGCCGGAAACGGCGAGCACGACGAGATGAACCATCGCGCGATCGCCTGCTTCGACGAGGCGGTGATCGCGGCCGGTGTCGACGACGAGCGGACCCGGTCCGTGCTGCACGACTACTTCGCCTGGGCGACCTTCAACACGATGTACCGCCACCACACCGACGACATCACCGACGACCAGCCCGTCCCGCAGTGGTCGTGGGACGGGCTAGGGGGTGTCTGA
- a CDS encoding RNA polymerase sigma factor yields MEQVEAVFREERGRLLAALARRFGDLDLAEEVTSEAIEAALTRWPVDGVPPNPGGWLMTTARRKAVDRLRRDQVYAAKLAILQVEADRPTPHAAGDELPDERLQLFFTCTHPALAAEDRGALTLRCLAGLTTPEVARAFLVPTATMAKRIVRAKKKIREARIPFRVPGPDELPERLPGVLQVVYSVFTEGYAASSGPYLQRLDLAEEAIRLALILHRLLPAAREVTGLLALMLLIHARRDARTGPDGEIVLLEDQDRSRWDHEMIAEGRDLVVTALTGGPPGPYAVQAAINAVHDEAAEFASTDWPQIVQLYDVLLELDPSPVIALNRAAAIALRDGPEAGLALLAELAEEPRLQDYHPFALARADLLQRLGRLPEAITAYEQALALAGSEPERDLVRRRLEGI; encoded by the coding sequence ATGGAGCAGGTCGAGGCGGTCTTCCGGGAGGAGCGCGGCCGTTTGCTAGCAGCGCTAGCCCGGCGGTTCGGGGACCTCGACCTGGCCGAGGAGGTCACCTCGGAGGCGATCGAGGCGGCGCTCACGCGCTGGCCGGTCGACGGCGTACCGCCGAACCCGGGCGGCTGGCTGATGACCACCGCCCGGCGGAAGGCGGTCGACCGGCTCCGCAGGGACCAGGTGTACGCCGCCAAACTCGCGATCCTGCAGGTCGAGGCGGACCGCCCGACGCCGCACGCGGCCGGGGACGAGCTGCCCGACGAGCGGCTGCAACTGTTCTTCACCTGCACCCACCCGGCGCTCGCCGCCGAGGACCGCGGCGCGCTGACCCTGCGGTGCCTGGCCGGGCTGACCACGCCTGAGGTCGCGCGGGCGTTCCTGGTCCCGACCGCGACGATGGCGAAACGGATCGTCCGCGCGAAGAAGAAGATCCGGGAGGCGCGGATCCCGTTCCGCGTCCCCGGCCCGGACGAGCTGCCCGAGCGGCTGCCCGGCGTACTGCAGGTGGTCTATTCGGTCTTCACCGAGGGGTACGCCGCCAGCTCCGGGCCGTACCTGCAACGCCTGGACCTGGCCGAGGAAGCGATCCGCCTGGCCCTGATCCTGCACCGCCTGCTCCCCGCCGCGCGCGAGGTCACCGGCCTGCTCGCGCTGATGCTGCTGATCCATGCCCGCCGCGACGCCCGCACCGGCCCGGACGGCGAGATCGTCCTGCTCGAGGACCAGGACCGCAGCCGCTGGGACCACGAGATGATCGCCGAGGGCCGCGACCTGGTCGTCACCGCGCTCACCGGCGGCCCGCCCGGCCCGTACGCCGTCCAGGCCGCGATCAACGCGGTCCACGACGAGGCCGCCGAGTTCGCGAGCACCGACTGGCCCCAGATCGTCCAGCTGTACGACGTACTGCTGGAGCTCGACCCGTCCCCGGTGATCGCGCTGAACCGCGCGGCCGCGATCGCGCTCCGCGACGGGCCCGAGGCGGGGCTAGCACTGCTAGCCGAGCTTGCGGAGGAACCCCGGCTGCAGGACTACCACCCGTTCGCGCTGGCCCGTGCCGACCTGCTGCAGCGCCTAGGACGTTTGCCAGAGGCAATCACGGCCTACGAGCAGGCCCTCGCCCTGGCCGGCTCCGAGCCCGAACGCGACCTGGTCCGCCGTCGCCTCGAGGGCATCTGA
- a CDS encoding YciI family protein: protein MLLINAGELDLQDAPVGCEPEDWMRFDKEITDAGVVVASESLADLVTATRVEVANDGKRTVTDGPFAETREVLGGFYVIDVPDLDVALDWAARCPGSRGGGSVIVRPVADF from the coding sequence ATGCTGCTGATCAACGCCGGCGAGCTGGACCTGCAGGACGCGCCGGTGGGGTGTGAGCCGGAGGACTGGATGCGATTCGACAAGGAGATCACCGACGCGGGTGTGGTGGTCGCGTCCGAGTCGCTGGCCGACCTGGTCACCGCGACCCGGGTCGAGGTCGCGAACGACGGCAAGCGGACCGTGACCGACGGGCCGTTCGCGGAGACCCGGGAGGTGCTCGGCGGGTTCTACGTGATCGACGTACCGGACCTGGACGTCGCGCTCGACTGGGCCGCCCGGTGCCCGGGATCGCGCGGCGGCGGCTCGGTGATCGTCCGTCCGGTCGCCGACTTCTGA
- a CDS encoding aldose 1-epimerase family protein encodes MNVLPSGEQWVLRGGGFEGTVVSVGGGLRELTYDGRPVLLAYGEDEAAHAGLGQHLFPWPNRITDGQYTFEGIDQQLYLTEPARQNAIHGLTRWANWQRIDDGSDPSTVVAGHQLFGQPGYPHQLELRLTYHLTDRLTVTATATNIGRTAAPYGYGAHPYLSVGRPIDDCILEFTAAQRLEVSADRMAPTGLTPVDGTPYDFREPQLIGSTSIDNAFTGLRDEWSVSLTDPDSGARSVLTSDTPWMQLFTGEAVGRTALAVEPMTCPPDAFRTGQDLVVLKPGDSHTTSFQVSV; translated from the coding sequence ATGAATGTTTTGCCTTCGGGTGAGCAATGGGTCCTTCGCGGCGGCGGGTTCGAGGGGACGGTGGTGAGTGTCGGCGGCGGGCTGCGCGAACTCACGTACGACGGGCGACCGGTCCTGCTCGCGTACGGCGAGGACGAGGCGGCGCATGCCGGACTCGGACAGCACCTGTTCCCGTGGCCGAACCGGATCACGGACGGGCAGTACACGTTCGAGGGCATCGACCAGCAGCTCTATCTGACCGAGCCGGCCAGGCAGAACGCGATCCACGGCCTCACCCGCTGGGCGAACTGGCAGCGCATCGACGACGGGTCCGATCCGTCGACGGTGGTCGCCGGGCACCAACTGTTCGGCCAGCCCGGGTACCCGCACCAGCTCGAATTACGCCTGACCTACCACCTCACCGACCGCCTGACGGTGACCGCTACCGCCACCAACATCGGCCGGACCGCAGCGCCGTACGGCTATGGAGCGCACCCCTACCTCAGCGTCGGCCGCCCGATCGACGACTGCATCCTCGAGTTCACCGCGGCCCAGCGGCTCGAGGTCTCCGCGGACCGGATGGCCCCGACGGGCCTGACGCCGGTCGACGGAACGCCGTACGACTTCCGCGAACCCCAGCTGATCGGGTCGACCTCGATCGACAACGCGTTCACCGGCCTGAGAGACGAGTGGTCGGTGTCGCTCACCGATCCGGACAGCGGCGCGCGGTCGGTGCTGACGAGTGATACGCCGTGGATGCAGCTGTTCACCGGCGAGGCGGTCGGACGTACGGCGCTCGCGGTCGAGCCGATGACCTGCCCACCGGACGCGTTCCGTACCGGTCAGGACCTCGTCGTACTCAAGCCCGGCGACTCACACACGACTAGCTTTCAGGTATCCGTTTAG
- a CDS encoding PH domain-containing protein gives MSATKPGERLFAFHPRIIAGMAAGMGLSLIAVFGVIWFRLSPEDRGSFDWFQRLTLLAFFGAILWILYRMTTLRVTAYADRLRIRNVFKSYTLQWSEVTALRFRPGDAWLQLFDADDNRIGILAVQAAEGTRASRAAKQLAAVARDHGAGPKRIPES, from the coding sequence ATGTCCGCAACGAAACCAGGGGAGCGTTTGTTCGCGTTCCACCCGCGGATCATTGCCGGTATGGCGGCCGGGATGGGGTTGTCGTTGATCGCCGTGTTCGGGGTGATCTGGTTCCGGTTGTCGCCGGAGGATCGTGGGTCGTTCGACTGGTTCCAGCGGCTCACCCTGCTGGCGTTCTTCGGGGCGATCCTGTGGATCCTGTACCGGATGACGACGCTGCGCGTCACGGCGTACGCGGATCGGCTGCGGATCCGGAACGTGTTCAAGTCGTACACGCTGCAGTGGTCAGAGGTCACCGCTCTGCGGTTCCGGCCGGGCGACGCGTGGCTGCAGTTGTTCGATGCCGATGACAATCGGATCGGCATTCTCGCGGTCCAGGCCGCCGAGGGTACGCGGGCGAGCCGCGCCGCCAAGCAGCTGGCAGCGGTCGCCCGCGACCACGGCGCCGGCCCTAAACGGATACCTGAAAGCTAG
- the hisG gene encoding ATP phosphoribosyltransferase yields the protein MLRVAVPNKGSLSEAATEMLVEAGYKQRRTTKDLTLTDAANEVEFYYLRPRDIAVYVGAGTLDVGISGRDLVLDSHADADVVMGLGFGSSTFRFAGRPGVADSVKDLAGKRIATSYAGVLQDHLAEHGVDAAVVRLEGAVESAVQLGVADVIADVVETGTTLRQAGLEVFGEPILQSEAVLIKRHGVEVPANGLQQLVRRLEGVLIARTYVMMDYDIRAEDVDAATAVAPGLESPTVSPLHRQGWVAVRVMVQRAEAQRLMDQLWDVGARAILTTDIHACRI from the coding sequence ATGCTGCGCGTCGCAGTACCGAACAAAGGCTCGCTGAGCGAAGCCGCCACCGAGATGCTCGTCGAGGCCGGCTACAAACAGCGCCGGACCACCAAGGACCTCACGCTCACCGACGCGGCCAACGAGGTCGAGTTCTACTACCTCCGCCCGCGTGACATCGCCGTGTACGTCGGCGCGGGCACGCTCGACGTCGGCATCTCCGGCCGCGACCTGGTGCTGGACTCGCACGCGGACGCGGACGTGGTCATGGGCCTCGGGTTCGGCTCGTCCACGTTCCGGTTCGCCGGGCGGCCCGGGGTCGCGGACTCCGTGAAGGACCTCGCCGGGAAGCGGATCGCCACGTCGTACGCCGGCGTACTGCAGGACCACCTGGCCGAGCACGGTGTCGACGCGGCGGTCGTGCGCCTGGAGGGCGCCGTGGAGTCGGCCGTCCAGCTGGGCGTCGCGGACGTGATCGCGGATGTCGTCGAGACCGGTACGACGCTGCGCCAGGCGGGGCTGGAGGTGTTCGGGGAGCCGATCCTGCAGTCCGAGGCGGTGCTGATCAAGCGGCACGGTGTCGAGGTCCCGGCGAACGGCCTGCAGCAGCTGGTCCGGCGGCTCGAGGGCGTTCTGATCGCGCGGACCTACGTGATGATGGACTACGACATCCGCGCCGAGGACGTCGACGCGGCCACCGCGGTCGCGCCCGGCCTGGAGTCGCCGACCGTCTCGCCGCTGCACCGGCAGGGCTGGGTCGCCGTCCGGGTCATGGTCCAGCGCGCCGAGGCGCAGCGCCTGATGGACCAGCTCTGGGACGTCGGCGCCCGCGCGATCCTCACCACCGACATCCACGCGTGCCGGATCTGA
- a CDS encoding phosphoribosyl-ATP diphosphatase: protein MKSFEELFAELGEKAATRPEGSGTVAALDAGVHSIGKKLVEEAAESWMAAEYESKDRAAEELSQLFYHAQVMMHALGLDLEDVYRHL from the coding sequence ATGAAGAGTTTTGAGGAGCTGTTTGCCGAGCTGGGTGAGAAGGCGGCGACGCGGCCGGAAGGTTCCGGGACCGTGGCGGCGCTGGACGCCGGCGTGCACTCGATCGGTAAGAAGCTGGTCGAGGAGGCCGCCGAGTCCTGGATGGCTGCCGAGTACGAGAGCAAGGACCGGGCCGCGGAGGAGCTGTCGCAGCTCTTCTACCACGCCCAGGTGATGATGCACGCGCTCGGCCTGGACCTTGAGGACGTGTACCGACATCTGTAG
- a CDS encoding MBL fold metallo-hydrolase, with protein sequence MLEHLTGRVWIYPHDPDPDAIRPSVAVIADDRGSVLVDAGNSPEHARAIGTAIAAAGLPAPKWLVYTHHHWDHTWGACAWPDVTVIAHSTAVDLLTTEADRPWNHRYLHDQVEANPKLAPSFRARALAVPDWTDFRIVLPDETFDDTLTLPTDVVLRHVGGNHAPDSVIAEADGVALLGDAFYPPPYHLRTPDDTIDYAMVKRLLAEHHNWYVDAHSSPRRLSEALTQSG encoded by the coding sequence ATGTTGGAGCACCTGACCGGTCGGGTCTGGATCTACCCGCACGACCCCGATCCCGACGCGATCCGCCCGTCCGTCGCCGTGATCGCCGACGACCGCGGCAGCGTTCTCGTCGACGCCGGAAACAGCCCCGAACACGCAAGAGCCATCGGTACGGCGATTGCCGCCGCCGGCCTGCCCGCGCCGAAGTGGCTCGTCTACACCCACCACCACTGGGACCACACCTGGGGCGCCTGCGCCTGGCCAGACGTCACCGTGATCGCCCACTCCACAGCCGTCGACCTACTCACCACCGAGGCTGACCGCCCGTGGAACCACCGCTACCTCCATGACCAGGTCGAAGCCAACCCGAAGCTTGCCCCCAGCTTCCGAGCCCGCGCCCTTGCCGTCCCCGACTGGACCGATTTCCGGATCGTCCTCCCGGACGAGACCTTCGACGACACACTCACTCTCCCGACCGACGTCGTACTGCGGCACGTCGGCGGAAATCACGCCCCGGATTCGGTCATCGCCGAAGCCGACGGCGTAGCCCTCCTCGGAGACGCCTTCTACCCACCGCCGTACCACCTCCGTACCCCGGACGACACCATCGACTACGCAATGGTCAAGCGCCTCCTCGCCGAACACCACAACTGGTACGTCGATGCCCACTCGTCCCCGCGGCGGCTCTCCGAGGCGCTGACGCAGTCCGGCTAG
- a CDS encoding P1 family peptidase: MQSPRRVRELGVVVGTLPTGPLNAITDVPGVRVGQTTIIGDGLNTGVTAIVPDGWAETLPAAIAVGNGYGKLVGSTQVDELGVIDTPILLTGTLSTFRVADALVTWLLARNPRATSLNPIVGETNDGHLSDIRRRPITAEHVHAALDTASTDLPAEGCAGAGAGTCALGFKAGIGTASRLVPAEHTVGVLVQANFSGLLTVLGRPVPAQPIDADGNSCMIVVATDLPLDSRQLGRLARRAIFAMARVGSDYAPGSGDYAIAFTTARTPDFPDRDLRTPFQAVTESVEEALLNSLTMAHTITGHHNRTAHAVPHDLIRNLA, translated from the coding sequence ATGCAGAGTCCTCGGAGAGTTCGTGAGCTGGGTGTTGTCGTCGGAACGCTGCCCACCGGGCCGCTGAACGCGATCACCGACGTACCCGGGGTGCGGGTCGGGCAGACGACCATCATCGGCGACGGGCTGAACACCGGGGTGACGGCGATCGTCCCGGACGGCTGGGCGGAGACATTGCCGGCGGCGATTGCTGTCGGCAACGGGTACGGGAAGCTGGTCGGCTCGACGCAGGTGGACGAACTGGGCGTCATCGACACGCCCATCCTTCTCACCGGCACCTTGAGCACCTTCCGAGTAGCCGACGCGTTGGTCACCTGGCTCCTCGCCCGCAACCCCCGCGCAACCAGCCTGAACCCGATCGTCGGCGAGACCAACGACGGCCACCTCTCCGACATCCGCCGCCGACCCATCACCGCCGAGCACGTCCACGCTGCCCTGGACACCGCCTCGACCGACCTCCCCGCCGAAGGCTGCGCAGGAGCCGGCGCTGGCACCTGCGCATTGGGTTTCAAGGCAGGAATCGGCACGGCATCCCGTCTTGTTCCCGCTGAACACACGGTTGGCGTTCTCGTGCAGGCAAACTTCTCCGGCCTGCTGACCGTGCTCGGGCGCCCGGTCCCCGCCCAACCGATCGATGCGGACGGCAACTCCTGCATGATCGTGGTCGCAACCGATCTCCCGCTCGACTCCCGGCAACTCGGCCGGCTCGCGCGCCGGGCGATCTTCGCGATGGCCCGCGTCGGCTCGGACTACGCCCCCGGCAGCGGCGACTACGCGATCGCCTTCACCACCGCCCGTACGCCGGACTTCCCGGACCGCGACCTCCGCACACCGTTCCAAGCAGTCACCGAGTCAGTCGAGGAAGCCCTCCTCAACTCCCTCACCATGGCCCACACCATCACCGGTCACCACAACCGCACCGCCCACGCCGTACCCCACGACCTCATCCGCAACCTGGCATAG
- a CDS encoding anthrone oxygenase family protein, whose amino-acid sequence MARVVRGLSLLFSGVFAGFLVCVLVLENSLRGFGASVYTQVRLVELDSLDKLASATLIPAMITTVLLAIRARGNDRRIVLVAVALLVVVFATTFAINLPINSDQSAWSVQNAPSDWANVRDRWQIAHAIRTTAAALAFGLLVVASQINTTARGRVRGATAAARV is encoded by the coding sequence ATGGCGCGCGTCGTTCGTGGGCTGAGCTTGCTCTTCAGTGGGGTCTTTGCCGGGTTCCTGGTGTGTGTGCTGGTGCTGGAGAACTCGTTGCGTGGGTTCGGGGCATCCGTTTACACACAGGTTCGGCTGGTCGAGCTGGACTCGCTGGACAAGCTGGCCTCCGCAACGTTGATCCCGGCAATGATCACGACTGTGCTGCTGGCGATCCGGGCCCGGGGCAACGACCGGCGGATCGTACTGGTCGCAGTCGCGCTGCTGGTGGTCGTGTTCGCGACGACCTTCGCGATCAACCTGCCAATCAACTCGGACCAGTCGGCGTGGTCCGTGCAGAACGCACCGTCCGACTGGGCGAACGTCCGCGATCGCTGGCAGATCGCCCACGCGATCCGCACTACGGCGGCAGCCCTCGCCTTCGGCCTTCTCGTCGTCGCCAGTCAGATCAACACGACCGCGCGAGGTCGCGTGCGAGGTGCGACCGCCGCAGCCCGCGTCTGA